A portion of the Mytilus galloprovincialis chromosome 12, xbMytGall1.hap1.1, whole genome shotgun sequence genome contains these proteins:
- the LOC143055191 gene encoding uncharacterized protein LOC143055191 → MSENKNVKDLKRDELGVFLRDRGIPYASRNKEDRLVLASIAEKRNVLLKTSVDDDLKTIIEERKKNTVLEDGLIKLPDPVKMLAGWEKTFINFPNTSATDVEDYIKLCAENHNVQTKGIKSTKEGESLYLSGHVTGVEYHRISPNISYCYIKAIVARQKAQTQAPYSVWIILHKRTGKFENAYCNCLAGLRGHCKHCVSLLHFIVRQIETGCNKACTSKPQEWHKPHAQGKRVTQPDFVRNLVVKKVTGRFDTTPGPVDLKKKGNKSKLAFDPRAVCYRKEKTLLDFDLKKLEDITNGNCGVLLYSSRRNIEKNAGHPDIENIQIEEEVETISKTIPVLANEIIEAKQNINQCDFGEELLLNLDNSITDETVDYVVRKTCKQSSSKIWFDHRIGRITASVANECSKIVNEKDEVSEKNNFVVAKIFNYKSAPAYVKSLKWGRERELPAIKEYEKNAKGKHKDFKVQSTGLHICKENPWLAATPDSLIICDCCGLGCLEIKNPEKYKNDTIQQMATSDQSYLNYSDNKQISLDKKHQYYTQVQIQMYATNTKYADFVVKTVAADDNIFIQRIAYDENFTMNVIHKCKVFFTKVIVQELLTDKVKLYY, encoded by the exons ATGAGTGAGAATAAAAACGTTAAAGATTTAAAACGGGACGAGTTGGGAGTTTTTTTGCGGGACCGCGGAATTCCATACGCAAGTAGGAACAAGGAGGACAGACTGGTGTTGGCATCAATTGCTGAAAAGAGAAATGTACTCCTGAAAACTTCTGTTGATGACGACCTCAAGACAATCATTGAGGAACGGAAGAAGAACACGGTATTAGAAGATGGGCTCATAAAGCTTCCCGATCCTGTGAAGATGTTAGCTGGGTGGGAGAAAACATTTATCAACTTCCCGAATACATCAGCCACAGATGTGGAAGACTACATAAAGTTGT GTGCTGAGAACCATAATGTTCAAACAAAAGGAATTAAATCAACAAAAGAAGGAGAAAGTCTATACTTGTCTGGACACGTCACTGGAGTTGAATACCACCGCATCAGTCCTAATATTTCTTACTGCTACATAAAGGCTATTGTTGCAAGGCAAAAGGCACAGACACAAGCGCCATATAGTGTTTGGATTATCCTGCATAAGAGAACAGGTAAATTcgaaaatgcatattgcaattgCCTTGCAGGTTTGCGAGGACATTGTAAacattgtgtttctttgttgcatTTTATAGTTCGGCAAATAGAGACAGGATGCAACAAAGCATGTACATCCAAACCACAGGAGTGGCACAAACCGCATGCTCAAGGGAAAAGGGTTACTCAACCTGACTTCGTACGCAATCTTGTTGTGAAAAAAGTAACTGGTAGATTTGATACTACTCCTGGACCagtagatttgaaaaaaaagggaaataaatcaAAATTGGCATTTGACCCTAGAGCAGTTTGctacagaaaagaaaaaacattgttagattttgatttgaaaaaGCTAGAAGACATTACAAATGGAAATTGTGGTGTTCTACTCTATTCCTCAagaagaaatattgaaaaaaatgctgGGCATCCTGATATCGAAAATATACAAATTGAAGAGGAAGTAGAAACTATTTCAAAAACAATACCTGTTCTTGCTAACGAAATTATTGaagcaaaacaaaacattaatcaATGTGACTTTGGGGAGGAACTCCTGTTAAATCTTGATAATTCAATAACAGATGAAACGGTTGACTATGTTGTCCGCAAAACCTGCAAACAAAGCAGTTCAAAAATATGGTTTGATCATAGGATTGGACGCATAACTGCATCAGTGGCAAATGAATGTTCAAAAATAGTTAATGAAAAAGATGaagtatcagaaaaaaataactttgttgttgcgaaaattttcaattataaaagtGCACCGGCTTATGTTAAATCCTTGAAATGGGGAAGAGAAAGAGAATTACCAGCaataaaagaatatgaaaaaaatgcaaaaggcAAACACAAAGATTTCAAAGTACAAAGCACAGGGCTTCACATTTGCAAAGAAAATCCTTGGTTGGCAGCCACACCAGACAGTTTAATAATATGTGATTGTTGTGGTCTTGGatgtttagaaattaaaaatcctgaaaaatataaaaatgacacAATTCAACAAATGGCAACCTCAGACCAATCTTATTTAAATTATTCTGACAATAAACAAATCAGTCTTGACAAAAAACATCAATATTACACTCAAGTACAAATTCAGATGTATGCTACAAATACTAAATATGCTGATTTTGTGGTGAAAACAGTTGCAGCAGATGACAACATTTTTATTCAAAGGATTGCCTATGATGAAAATTTTACCATGAATGTAATACATAAATGCAAAGTTTTTTTCACCAAAGTTATCGTTCAGGAATTGTTAACAGATAAAGTAAAATTGTACtattaa